The Cherax quadricarinatus isolate ZL_2023a chromosome 85, ASM3850222v1, whole genome shotgun sequence genome segment CAGTTGCTTCACGTGGATTGAGACTATGGAGctagaaacttaataaatctgaGGGATTGGCCATCTCTAAATTACTTATTCAAGGCATCGAGACTGAGCACCACCTATTTACCACTCCATTGCTGTTTCCAGTATTTATCACCACTATATCGATTGAATAAATGTGCAGAGCAGGCAAATGtttcaatgagagagagagagagagagcttttgTAGCCATCTTACTCAAAGCCTTGACTATATCTTATTACTGACATTTGAGTGAACCCATTAGCGCATTATTCTTGCTTAAAATTAATAAACACATTAGCAGATGGATGGCatatagaaaaaaaaaagccaaatTCTTAGACTTTATTGAACATTTAAACAAAATATAACCTACGGTTTTACTAAAAATAATGATACCAGTGTAAATAGTAAATCTTAGCCTAGTGACTTGACCAGTTATGCATTACAACACTAAATATTTCTAACAAGGTGCATCTTAATAGTAATTATCAAATGTAGAGACATACAAATTTTTTTTGTTGCTATTATGGCATGGTTGCTTTAGAGGAATACATTATTGTGAATACTATTCATAAGATACAAAAATTCGAGATTTATTATAAAATATTTTCTTAAAtgtaggaaaaaaaaattatatgctaTGGCAGTGGTTACAGCTGACATTGTGCCTGTCTCATCACTTGTTAGATGATTACAGCTTTTTAATGGAACTCGCTTTTTCATCTGAAATTAGAAACAATACACTAAAATAACACAGGTAGGATTACTAATAAAACCATGTTAAATGATAGTGGAAAAGAAATATCTGTTCTCATAAAATGCAAAACCTAAGCTAACTAGTGTGATATAAATTCAATCTTCCTGAAGGAAGATTTAATTTatatcagttttgtcccaggatgtgacgcacaccagtcgactaacacccaggtacctatgtaTTTGACTTACGGGTGAACATGGATAAAAGGTGTCTAATGGAAAAGTGTAGCCACGAggccccatggcctggtggctaaagctcttacttcacacagtgagggtccgggtttgattcccggcgatggtagaaacattgggcgtgtttccttacactggttgtctgttccccatcagtaaaatgggtacctgagtgttagtcaactggtgtgggttacatcctgggacaaaactgacctaatttgcctgaaatgctctgcataacaattttttattataataatctgcataacaagtggctttctgtatagtagtatgtcattgatgtcaactagacctgtttaccttgtacttgtagCAATAAAGATATCATTAACTGTACCAGGGATTCGACCACTGGACTTCattatgtgagctgagtgtgctagcaattGAGCTAGCAGAATCTTCATGACTACAGTGGTCTTCAActctgaggctgagggactgatcacctcatcttttgtatatgcaTGGTCCTACTTTCTTCAATTATGTCCATCAATTTGTATTGATAgtgccactggatggtgaaatgtctacaataaagatacccagatgttgcaagtgtctaatttttatcttgtcagtattgtataccattcatgtacgatTCATATTTCAAAAAAAGATTTTTCTTTTTTATGGTTTATCACCCCACCTAAAAGAGAATTTGGATGCATCACAACAGAGATCCAGTTTTTCAGGTCCCTGTAATGCATGTGAACTTACCAAGTTTCTCTGTAGCGAGAGAAACAGAAGCACGAGCCTCTCCCTCAGAATTGGTAGCCACACAATTGTAGATACCGAGATTTTCATTTGTAACACGCATGATCTGAACCCACCCAGTAATCATGTAAGGTTCAGGACCACCACGAACTTGAACAGCAAATGAAGAGTCATCACCTGGAAGTACATAAACTGTAAGTAGGGCATAAAAcagtttattattattgctatgttTATATTCTTGGCTGTATAGTccttggcttagcgcttctttttgattataataataattatattcttGGCAAGCACCAGCTCACATGGAGGTCATTCAACACCTAAAGCAGTGAGAACTTATATTCCTTATATTTTGCATTCAATGATACAGCCTTACACTACAGGCAATTGTAGATTCAAAACATGCAGCCTAGTTTCATACTGCCATTCAAATTAGAACTGATTACTATTTACAAGAAATATTGCaaacattgtgtatgcaatttgtGCAATATTTCTTGTAAATAATCATCCATACTGAATTACTGAGAGAAATGGGACATTACAAAGCAAAGCCCGTAACTGAGGGGAAATCTGTACCTTGTTATTTAGAAGAAATCTGTACCTCGTTATTTAGAAATAATTGTACCTCGTTGTTTAGAAGAAATCTGTACCTCATTATTTAGAAATAATCTGTACCTTGTTATTTAGAATGCTGATCCCTAGAGCAAGATATAAAACGTTCAAGCTCTGGCTTCCTCTCCACTTAGCAGTATTTACAGAAATGTACAGGCATCATAGTTCAATTATCATCTATCAAATTATTTTACATCCCAACCAGCTGTTCAAATTACAGTATGTACTTCCCTGGAAAactgatgtctaccaacctcctactAAAGATATGTAGCTCTACAGTTTCAGTCCCCTCCAGGGAGGTAGGTATCTTGATCCAACTAATTGGACCTATCCTCTACTTGGATCAACCCTGGTTGCTGCCCATTCGCCCATGTGCTCCTTGATACCAATGGGTTGTGCACTTATacatgaatttaataataatttacaattTGCATGTACTACAGGAGATTATATATGCACTAATTTGCATTACACTTATTCCCTAAATGTAAAGCTAATTAACTTATCAATATCAAGTGTTTGAGTAGATACCAGGCAATTTGAACGATGATCCGTCTGGGCGGTTCAGTTCCCATGTAATGTCAGGCACAGGGTAACCGACAGCCTCACAATCCAACACCAGAATGCTTCCAAGTggtcttatcttatcttctggcTTGGATTTAATCACAGGGGCTGCATATAAGTTTAGAGCATTACTATTTGTAAAAGTTAATGAAACATCGCCATTCCTAAGAAAAAACTACAAATGCAAATATGCAACAATTCTTGGAAGTCATAACTACATATGCTAAGGATTGATAAAAGTGAGAGTATTTAAGAACTGTACTGCAGAtcaattataaaaaaaaagtgcACAGCATGTCTTGGATAGTTTGGGCTGCAACAACAAAGTTGAAATTTCTATAATAGAGTAATGTAACAATGATACAAATGCTTTCTATGCAATGTACTGGATATACAATGAGTATTTAATGCCTGTAAATTAATACACTGTTATTCTTCTAACAGACTCATTATTTTGCTTCTACCTAGGTATTTTATTTTGCTTACCTGTTTTGCAAGGCCCTCTGACAGCAACGCTGAGATCAGGCCTCTCTGCAGTTTCCATTAGCAAGTGACACAGGGTGGtataagtgactccatcactgccacatacTGCCCCAGAGTCCTCACACTCGCATGTGGCTTCACCTGTACCCTATATAATGATAAATATCTTGTGAAGCATATTcacttacatttttttttattttttcaacaagtcggccgtctcccaccgaggcagggtgacccaaaaaagaaagaaaatccccaaaaagaaaatgctttcatcatcattcaacactttcaccacactcacacataatcactgtttttgcagaggtgctcagaatacaacggtttagaagcatatacgtataaagatacacaacatatccctccaaactgccaatatcccaaacccctcctttaaagtgcaggcattgtacttcccatttccaggactcaagtccgactatatgaaaataaccggtttccctgaatcccttctaaatattaccctgctcacactccaacagatcgtcaggtcccaagtaccattcgtctccattcactcctgtctaacacgctcacacacacttgctggaagtccaagccccttgcccacaaaacctcctttaccccctctctccaaccctttcgaggacgacccctacctcgccttccttcccctatagatttatatgctttccatgtcattctactttgatccattctctctaaatgaccaaaccacctcaacaacccctcttctgccctctgactaatacttttattaactacacaccttttcctaatttccacactccgaattttctgcataatatttacaccacacattgcccttagacaggacatctccactgcctccaaccgtctcctcggtgctgcatttaccacccaagcttcacacccatataagagtgttggtactactatactttcatacattcccttctttgcctccatagataacgttttttgactccacatatacctcaatgcaccactcaccttttttccctcatcaattctatgattaacctcatccttcataaatccatccgccgacacgtcaactcccaagtatctgaagacattcacttcttccatactcctcctccccaatttgatatccaatttttgtttatctaaatcatttgataccctcatcaccttactcttttctatgttcactttcaactttctacctttacacacattcccaaactcatccactaacctttgcaatttttctttagaatctcccataagcacagtatcatcagcaaaaagtaactgtgttaattcccatttttaatttgattccccataatttaatcccacccctctcccgaacaccctagcatttacttcttttacaaccccatctataaatatattaaacaaccatggtgacattacacatctctgtctaagacctacttttaccgggaagtagtctccctctcttctacacaccttaacctgagcctcactatcctcataaaaactctttacagcatttagtaatttaccacctattccatatacacttgcaacatctgccacattgctcccctatccactctgtcatatgccttttctaaatccatagatgcaataaaaacttccccctacctttatctaaatactgttcacatatatgcttcaatgtaaacacttgatctacacatcccctacccactctgaaacctccttgctcatccgcaatcctacattctgtcttgcctctaattctttcaattataaccctaccgtacacttttcgtggtatactcaataaacttattcctctataatttttacaacctcttttgtcccctttccctttatataaagggactatacatgctctccgccaatccctaggtaccttcccctctttcatacatttattaaacaaaagtatcaaccactctaacactatatccccccctgcttttaacatttctgtcatgatcccatcagttccagctgctttaccccctttcattctacgtaatgccttgcGTACcgcccccacacttacattctgctcttcttcactcctaaaagatggtatacctccctgaccagtgcatgaaattaccgtctctctttcttcctcaacatttaaaagttcctcaaaatattctcgccatctacctaatacctccctctccccatctactaactcccctactctgtttttaactgacaaatccatactttccctaggctttcttaacttgtttaactcactccaaatttttttcttattttcattaaaatttcgtgacagtgcctctcccactgtatcatctgctctccttttacactctctcaccactctcttcacctttcttttactctccatatactctgctcttcttataacacttctgctttgtaaaaacctctcataagctaactttttctcttttatcacaccctttacttcatcattccaccaatcactcctctttccacctgcccccaccctcctataaccacaaacttctgccccacattctaatactgcatttttaaaactattccaaccctcttcacccccccccccactaatctttgcactagcccacctttctgccaacagtcgcttatatctcccccgaacttcctcctccctagtttatacactttcacctccctcttacttgttgccaccttcctcttttcccatctacctcttactctaactgtagctacaactaaataatgatccgatatatcagttgcccctctataaacatgtacatcctggagcctacccatcaaccttttatccaccaatatttGCTGTAttgtccttgtggcttagcgcttctttttgattataataataataattatccaccaatacataatctaacaaacttacatatctaaataaaatattttataacaAATCTTTACTATACTCCATATACAGGGCACAATATGATCAcacagggtcattaaggcagtAATAATGAAAACTTGTGTATCTATAACACGTGCCAAATAATTTAGTTATGGCCCTTTTACACTTTTACTAAATTTCATACTTTGAATTCCATTTCTCTTGTACCTGATTTTAATACAGTACCATCACTATGGAATACTGGTAAATTCACTTGTACTAAATATTCCTTCAAAGAGAATGGCTGGGGTGCCTTGATACTAAATGCCTCTTGATCCAAGATATTCACACTACCCCtaccatttcccaggtgctgtatgacctggagtttacctggagagagttccgggggtcaacgcccccgcggcccggtctgtgaccaggccgcctggtggatcagagcctgatcaaccaggctgttgctgctggctgcacgcaaaccaacgtacgagccacagcccggctgatccggaactgactttaggtgcttgtccagtgccagcttgaagactgccaggggtctgttggtaatcccccttatgtgtgctgggaggcagttgaacagtctcgggcccctgacacttattgtatggtctcttaacgtgctagtgacacccctgcttttcattggggggatggtgcatcatctgccaagtcttttgctttcgtagtgagtgattttcgtgtgcaagttcggtactagtccctctaggattttccaggtgtatataatcatgtatctctccctcctgcgttccagggaatacaggtttaggaacctcaagcgctcccaataattgaggtgttttatctccgttatgcgcgccgtgaaagttctctgtacattttctaggtcggcaatttcacctgccttgaaaggtgctgttagtgtgcagcaatattccagcctagatagaacaagtgacctgaagagtgtcatcatgggcttggcctccctaaggatttagcacttccccacTGTTATGGTAGTAATTGCTTATTAAAGCAAACTTGTGTTGATTAGTTTTCATTCTGAAAAAAAATATAACCCTATTCTTCCATCAATATCATAAATAAGACCTTTGTGTGAGGTCAAAATACATTCtgtactaatttttttttgtattgtttctTTGGAGgttaaaaccataccacgggctgggatagaacctgcgatcagtctcaaaactccagaccgtcgcattagccactgagccagctagccacaataagattcatccaactaggtatatttatacaccatgtaATCCATTTCAGCAGTGAACATGACTTTAAATGGTGTATTTTATCAGCAGTCATCAGCCTTTCTCTCTTCTACCACTACTTACTTCCAAAGATCATAACTCAGCAACTTGTACACTCTATATACTTTTATAACACATTCTCCATAAGcacacccct includes the following:
- the LOC128703282 gene encoding insulin-like growth factor-binding protein-related protein 1 isoform X2 — protein: MARTVVYAVSAALLVAVAASQSIVTCGECDRSKCAVTASCPGGVVLDTCGCCEVCARGLGQLCENTTTEDTPTTTHYGVCGQYLVCRTRTDTGGTGEATCECEDSGAVCGSDGVTYTTLCHLLMETAERPDLSVAVRGPCKTAPVIKSKPEDKIRPLGSILVLDCEAVGYPVPDITWELNRPDGSSFKLPGDDSSFAVQVRGGPEPYMITGWVQIMRVTNENLGIYNCVATNSEGEARASVSLATEKLDEKASSIKKL
- the LOC128703282 gene encoding kazal-type serine protease inhibitor domain-containing protein 1 isoform X3 — encoded protein: MARTVVYAVSAALLVAVAASQSIVTCGECDRSKCAVTASCPGGVVLDTCGCCEVCARGLGQLCENTTTEDTPTTTHYGVCGQYLVCRTRTDTGGTGEATCECEDSGAVCGSDGVTYTTLCHLLMETAERPDLSVAVRGPCKTGDDSSFAVQVRGGPEPYMITGWVQIMRVTNENLGIYNCVATNSEGEARASVSLATEKLDISPSSGTINTN
- the LOC128703282 gene encoding insulin-like growth factor-binding protein-related protein 1 isoform X1; amino-acid sequence: MARTVVYAVSAALLVAVAASQSIVTCGECDRSKCAVTASCPGGVVLDTCGCCEVCARGLGQLCENTTTEDTPTTTHYGVCGQYLVCRTRTDTGGTGEATCECEDSGAVCGSDGVTYTTLCHLLMETAERPDLSVAVRGPCKTAPVIKSKPEDKIRPLGSILVLDCEAVGYPVPDITWELNRPDGSSFKLPGDDSSFAVQVRGGPEPYMITGWVQIMRVTNENLGIYNCVATNSEGEARASVSLATEKLDISPSSGTINTN